The genomic segment AAGCCGCGAGGGTCTTGGCCAGTTCTGTCTTGCCCACTCCGGTGGGGCCCAGGAAGATGAAGGAGCCGATGGGCCGGTTGGTGTCGCTGAGGCCGCTGCGGGAACGGCGGATGGCGTTGGCCAAAGCGGTTATTCCCTCTCTTTGTCCGATCACGCGCCGGGCCAGTATCTCCTCCAGTCCCAGCAATTTGCTCATCTCGCTTTGCACCAGTTTTGAGACTGGGATATTGGTCCATTTGGAAACCACTTCCGCGATCAGTTCCTCGTCCACCCTTTCTTTGATGAGCGGCTCTGTGTCACCAGCATGATCCTGTGCCTGAATAAGTTCCGCAAGTTCTTTCTCCTTTTCCTTGATAGAGCCGTAGCGCAGTTTGGAAACGATTTCCAGGTCGCCCTCGCGTTCAGCCTTTTCGGCCTGTCCTTTGAGGGAGTCAATTTCAGCGCGCAGCTCGCGGGTCCGTTCAAAGCCCTTCTTTTCGTTTTCCCAACGCAATCTCAGAGCGTTCCGTTCCTCGCTTAGTTGAGCTGTCTCAGCCACAACTTTTTCCAGACGCTGTTTGGAAAGCGAGTCCTCCTCCTTGGCCAGGGACAACCTCTCGATTTCCAACTGGCGCAGCTTGCGCTCGATTTCGTCAAGTTCGCTGGGCAGGCTGTCTATCTCCATGCGCAGCTTGGCACAGGCCTCGTCGATGAGGTCGATGGCCTTGTCTGGCAAAAAGCGGTCGGAAATGTAGCGATCGCTCATCACTGCGGCGGAAACCAACGCTGTGTCGGTGATCTGGACACCGTGGTGCACCTCATATTTTTCGCGGATGCCGCGCAGGATGGAGATGGTGTCCTCCACGCTGGGTTCCTGCACCAGCACCGGTTGGAAGCGGCGTTCGAGGGCGGGGTCCTTTTCAATGTATTTGCGGTATTCATCGATGGTGGTGGCGCCGATACAGTGCAACGAACCCCTTGCCAGGGCGGGTTTTAACATGTTCGAAGCATCCACCGCGCCCTCGGCGGCTCCGGCCCCCACCACGGTGTGGATTTCGTCGATGAAGAGGATTATCTGGCCATCGGATTTCTCCACTTCGGACAGGACTGCTTTGAAGCGTTCTTCAAATTCGCCGCGGAACTTAGCCCCGGCCAGCAGCGCGGCCATGTCCAGCTCAAGAAGCTCCTTGTTTTTCAGGTTTTCTGGAACGTCGCGCGCCACAATGCGGCGGGCAAGGCCTTCCACAATGGCGGTTTTGCCCACACCCGGCTCGCCGATCAGGATGGGGTTATTTTTGCGGCGGCGGGAAAGGATTTGCACGCTGCGGCGAATCTCTTCATCGCGCCCGATCACGGGGTCCAGCTTCTCCTGCCTCGCCAGGCGGGTAAGGTTGCGAGCGTACTTTTCCAAGGCCTGGTATTTGGCCTCGGGATTCTGGTCCGTAACCCGCTGATTACCTCTAAGTTCTTTCAGGGCAAGCAATAACTTGTCCGGGCTCGCCCCCATGGACTTGAGCAGCTTGCCCGCCTCTTTGCCCTTTTCCAGCAGAGCCAGCAGCAGATGCTCCAGGCTGATGTAATCGTCCTGCAGCTTGTCCGCGTCTTTCTCCGCCTGATGCATCACATCCAGAACTTCCTGGGAGAGATATACTTGGGAACCGCTCACCCGGGGTAGTTTGGCCAGGGCGTTCTCCAAATCGCCCGTGAGCTTGGAGAGGTTCACCTCCAGCTTTTGCAGGGCAGGCAGAACCAGCGAATCGCTCTGCCGCAGCAGCGCAGCCAGCAGATGCAGGTCCCGTATCTCCTGATGTCCGTATTCTTCAGCCAGAGCCTGCATCGCCTGCAGCGCTTCCTGGCTCTTGAGAGTAAATTTCTGTGCGTTCATGGCACCTCCTTTTAAGGACATAATAGCCAGGTCCGAGGCGATGTCAAGATATATTTTAGCAGTCTCAGTAGTAGATTGCTAATTTTATGGAACTAATTGGAGAAGAACGCGATAAAGCATATTGAAATAGTGTTTGCACCGATCAGGAAGGCCGCAGAGCGGCAGATTATTGACATTTTTCGTCATGCTAAATCCAGTTCTCTTCCAAACCGGATGGGTAAAGCCCGGAGGATTACAGAAATGCTTACCCACCAAAGCTTCCAGCCAGCCACACCCTTAACCCCCGAGGCCATCCCCCTCCCACGCCTCCCGCACTATACTCGCACCGAATGCGGGCATCATGCGGGAGGCGAATTTAAGGCTTGGCACAAGGCCTTAACGGCCAAGCTGCATAGCATCATTCCCTTACGGGGTTTCCCGACCGTTCACATCCCCATTTTCGTTTGCCGCAACTTGGCTAACCTCCTTGATTTGAAAGATATTCCCAAGTTATAATGCCGGCACAAACAAAAACCGGGACCATCGTCCCGGCTTCGTTTTTGAAATTCTTATCCGTTTACCTAATCCATTTTCCGTTCACTGGCTCATCAGCACTTTGGCCGAGGCATTAAGCCCATCGCTGTGCAAGCGGATCAAATATACTCCGGGAGCGGCTTTTTGCCCCTCCTTATCCCTGCCGTTCCAAGATATTTCAGAATTTCCGGCAGTAAGCACCTGGCTCCAGGAGCTCACAATCCGGCCTTTCACATCATGCACGGAAACGCTGGCCTGGCGGGCTTCCTTGCTTTGCACGGACAGGGTGGTGGAATCCGAAAACGGATTTGGCCAAACCCGGTCCAAACTCAGTTCCGCTGCTGGAGAAGCGGTTTCTTCATCCACAGCCACCCCGCCCCAGATGCGGCCCACGAATTCCGGATGGTCAACATAGGGGTTGCGGTTGGTCTGAAAGCCGTAAATGCCGTTGTTGCGGGAGATTTCGGCGGCGTCGGGCGGATCGGCAAAATGCCACTGCACCAGCACCGGTGTCATGTTCACGTTTTGCTGGGTGAGGCTGTCGTTATAGCGGGTGTTGAAATAAAGCAGGGCACGGGCGATGTTGCCCTTGCTCTCGTCGGCCGGTTCGAAAACCGTGTAGCCGCCTGAGCTTTGGCCACGGTAGCTCTGCCAGGGGGTGTCGTTGTAATAGACGTTCGCGGAGGCGTGGTTGGCCACCGTGAACAGGGGATAATTGCCCCGCGAGCTGTTCACCACCGAATTGGAGGGATATAGATGGTGCAAATCGGCCTTTTTCCGGCTGGATTCATTCGAACTGAACCAGCTTTGGGCGTAGGTGTGCTCGGTGTTTGGGTTGTTGGAACCGGTGTAGTTGTAGCCAACGTAATATTCCTCGCCGGTATAGATGCAGGTCACATAGCCGTTGTGGTTGTCAAGTTGCTGAAATAGAAACTCTTTGGCTGCTCCGTAATCGCTGTTGGTGTTCGTGGAGATGAGAGTGCGCAGCGCGGAATAGAGTTGCT from the Candidatus Cloacimonadota bacterium genome contains:
- the clpB gene encoding ATP-dependent chaperone ClpB — protein: MNAQKFTLKSQEALQAMQALAEEYGHQEIRDLHLLAALLRQSDSLVLPALQKLEVNLSKLTGDLENALAKLPRVSGSQVYLSQEVLDVMHQAEKDADKLQDDYISLEHLLLALLEKGKEAGKLLKSMGASPDKLLLALKELRGNQRVTDQNPEAKYQALEKYARNLTRLARQEKLDPVIGRDEEIRRSVQILSRRRKNNPILIGEPGVGKTAIVEGLARRIVARDVPENLKNKELLELDMAALLAGAKFRGEFEERFKAVLSEVEKSDGQIILFIDEIHTVVGAGAAEGAVDASNMLKPALARGSLHCIGATTIDEYRKYIEKDPALERRFQPVLVQEPSVEDTISILRGIREKYEVHHGVQITDTALVSAAVMSDRYISDRFLPDKAIDLIDEACAKLRMEIDSLPSELDEIERKLRQLEIERLSLAKEEDSLSKQRLEKVVAETAQLSEERNALRLRWENEKKGFERTRELRAEIDSLKGQAEKAEREGDLEIVSKLRYGSIKEKEKELAELIQAQDHAGDTEPLIKERVDEELIAEVVSKWTNIPVSKLVQSEMSKLLGLEEILARRVIGQREGITALANAIRRSRSGLSDTNRPIGSFIFLGPTGVGKTELAKTLAAYLFDTEKAMLRLDMSEFMEKHSVSRLIGAPPGYVGYDEGGYLTEGVRRRPYSVILFDEIEKAHPDVFNILLQILDDGRLTDGKGRTVDFRHSVIIMTSNIGSQEIYDASDLEAIRPQLMDILKQYFRPEFLNRLDDIIIFHRLSRADIREIVKIQLEQLAARVREKGIELSWTEALVDYIASAGYDPQFGARPLKRLIQKELEDAMAKAVLSGKAGPSMKLDYQNGEVSIS
- a CDS encoding T9SS type A sorting domain-containing protein — encoded protein: MKNMILTLLLLLAVAFACAQGNYYDNVINLSGQQLYSALRTLISTNTNSDYGAAKEFLFQQLDNHNGYVTCIYTGEEYYVGYNYTGSNNPNTEHTYAQSWFSSNESSRKKADLHHLYPSNSVVNSSRGNYPLFTVANHASANVYYNDTPWQSYRGQSSGGYTVFEPADESKGNIARALLYFNTRYNDSLTQQNVNMTPVLVQWHFADPPDAAEISRNNGIYGFQTNRNPYVDHPEFVGRIWGGVAVDEETASPAAELSLDRVWPNPFSDSTTLSVQSKEARQASVSVHDVKGRIVSSWSQVLTAGNSEISWNGRDKEGQKAAPGVYLIRLHSDGLNASAKVLMSQ